A genomic stretch from Hymenobacter psoromatis includes:
- a CDS encoding kinase inhibitor — protein MADPTPPIRLYPLGDAAVVLELGQRIDPATHRLLQALARLLDQSPLPGLREYVPAFTTLTVYYDPWQLSQNPENSPYDQVASYLQSLLPAAQAAAAHYAPGPLVEIPVCYGGEFGPDLAAVAQHTRLSAAEVIQLHSAAEYLVYMVGFAPGFPYLGGLDARLATPRRAVPRPLVPAGAVGLAGLQTGIYSLPTPGGWQLIGRTPRRLFDAGRARPSLLQAGDRLRFVPISAADFQRLNA, from the coding sequence ATGGCCGACCCTACCCCCCCCATCCGTCTGTACCCGCTCGGCGACGCGGCCGTGGTGCTGGAGCTGGGCCAACGCATCGACCCCGCCACGCACCGGCTCCTCCAGGCGCTGGCGCGGCTGCTCGACCAAAGCCCGCTACCCGGCCTGCGCGAGTACGTGCCTGCCTTCACCACGCTCACCGTGTACTACGACCCGTGGCAATTAAGTCAAAACCCTGAAAATTCCCCTTACGACCAGGTAGCCAGCTACTTGCAAAGTCTGCTGCCCGCCGCCCAGGCCGCCGCGGCCCACTACGCGCCCGGCCCGCTAGTGGAAATTCCGGTGTGCTACGGCGGCGAGTTTGGCCCCGACCTGGCGGCCGTGGCGCAGCACACGCGGCTGAGCGCGGCGGAGGTAATTCAGCTTCATTCGGCGGCCGAATACCTGGTGTATATGGTCGGCTTCGCGCCGGGTTTTCCCTACCTCGGCGGGCTCGACGCGCGGCTGGCCACCCCGCGCCGGGCCGTGCCCCGGCCGCTGGTGCCGGCCGGCGCGGTGGGCCTCGCGGGGCTGCAAACGGGTATTTATTCCCTGCCCACGCCGGGCGGCTGGCAGCTCATCGGGCGCACGCCGCGCCGGCTCTTCGATGCCGGCCGCGCCCGGCCCAGCCTGCTGCAAGCCGGCGACCGGCTGCGCTTCGTGCCCATCTCGGCGGCTGATTTTCAACGCTTGAACGCATGA
- a CDS encoding lactam utilization protein LamB: MLKPPATVDLNCDMGESFGTWTLGQDADLMPLITSANVACGFHAGDPGVMRQTVRLALARGVAIGAHPGLPDLVGFGRRNLDISPEEAFDMTVYQLGALAAVVRAEGGQLHHLKPHGALYNMAATNARLAESIAEALYKVQPELTLYGLAGSELTRAGEKIGLKTAHEVFADRTYQANGTLTPRRQPDALITGAPTAISQVIKMITEGTVRAQSGEEVAIRADTVCLHGDGAHALEFARQLRTALAAASVDVRAPGS; the protein is encoded by the coding sequence ATGCTGAAACCACCCGCTACCGTTGATTTGAACTGCGACATGGGCGAAAGCTTCGGCACCTGGACCCTGGGCCAGGACGCCGACCTCATGCCCCTCATCACCTCCGCCAACGTGGCTTGCGGCTTCCACGCCGGCGACCCCGGCGTGATGCGCCAAACCGTGCGCCTGGCCCTGGCGCGGGGGGTAGCGATTGGCGCGCATCCCGGCCTGCCCGATTTGGTGGGCTTTGGCCGCCGCAACCTGGATATTTCGCCCGAAGAAGCGTTCGATATGACGGTGTATCAGCTCGGCGCGCTGGCCGCCGTGGTGCGCGCCGAGGGCGGCCAGCTGCACCACCTCAAGCCCCACGGCGCGCTCTACAACATGGCCGCCACCAACGCCCGGCTGGCCGAAAGCATTGCCGAAGCCCTCTACAAAGTGCAGCCCGAGCTGACGCTCTACGGCCTGGCCGGCTCCGAATTGACCCGAGCCGGCGAGAAAATCGGCCTCAAAACTGCCCACGAAGTATTCGCCGACCGCACCTACCAGGCCAATGGCACGCTCACGCCGCGCCGCCAGCCCGACGCTCTGATTACCGGTGCACCCACGGCCATAAGCCAGGTAATCAAGATGATAACCGAAGGCACAGTGCGCGCGCAGTCCGGTGAGGAAGTGGCCATCCGGGCCGATACGGTGTGCCTGCACGGCGACGGCGCGCACGCCCTGGAGTTTGCGCGGCAGCTGCGCACGGCCCTCGCCGCCGCCAGCGTGGACGTGCGCGCCCCCGGCTCATGA
- a CDS encoding 3-methyl-2-oxobutanoate hydroxymethyltransferase produces the protein MSQHKEIKLVTTHQMLAMKQRGEKISMLTAYDFSMAQILDGAGVDVLLVGDSASNVMAGHETTLPITLDQMIYHAQSVVRAVKRAFVVVDMPFGSYQGNSSEALRSAIRIMKESGGHGVKLEGGAEIKDSIVRILTAGIPVMGHLGLTPQSIYKFGTYNVRAKEEAEAQKLVEDAHLLQEIGCFGLVLEKIPATLAKRVAEELTIPVIGIGAGPDVDGQVLVVHDVLGITKEFQPRFLRRYAELHDIMTQAVQHYVADVKSRDFPSKEEGY, from the coding sequence ATGTCGCAGCACAAAGAAATCAAGCTCGTTACTACCCACCAGATGCTGGCCATGAAGCAGCGGGGCGAGAAAATATCCATGCTCACCGCCTACGACTTTTCGATGGCTCAGATTCTGGACGGTGCCGGGGTGGACGTGCTGCTCGTGGGCGACTCGGCCTCCAACGTGATGGCGGGCCACGAGACTACCCTGCCCATTACCCTCGACCAGATGATATACCACGCCCAAAGCGTAGTGCGAGCCGTGAAGCGGGCTTTTGTGGTGGTCGATATGCCCTTTGGCTCGTACCAGGGCAACAGCAGCGAGGCGCTGCGCTCGGCCATCCGCATTATGAAGGAGAGCGGCGGCCACGGCGTGAAGCTCGAAGGCGGTGCCGAAATCAAAGACAGCATCGTGCGCATTCTCACGGCCGGCATTCCGGTGATGGGCCACCTGGGCCTTACCCCCCAAAGTATCTATAAGTTTGGCACTTACAACGTGCGGGCCAAGGAAGAAGCCGAGGCGCAGAAGCTAGTGGAGGACGCCCACCTGCTGCAGGAAATCGGCTGCTTCGGGCTGGTGCTGGAGAAGATTCCGGCCACCCTGGCCAAGCGCGTGGCCGAGGAGCTGACCATCCCGGTTATCGGCATCGGGGCCGGGCCCGACGTGGACGGTCAGGTGCTGGTGGTGCATGACGTGCTAGGCATCACTAAGGAGTTTCAGCCCCGCTTCCTGCGCCGCTATGCCGAGTTGCACGACATCATGACCCAGGCCGTGCAGCACTACGTGGCCGACGTAAAGAGCCGGGATTTTCCCAGCAAGGAAGAAGGCTATTAA
- a CDS encoding heptosyltransferase, which produces MPTPPPATLLIQTAFIGDVILATALVEYLAAHEPGAPLDVLVRRGNEGLLAGNPHIRRVLIWDKKDKKYPNLLRLLRQIRQAKYGRVVTLQRFASTGFLTAFSGAAERVGFAENPFSRFFTRREPHVIGDGTHEVERNLALVKSEELRVKSLVEKNALLPLRSPLLTDKPRLYPTPADEAAAAPYAAVGEYICIAPTSVWFTKQYPAEKWLELLAALPLSLPVYLLGGPPDTAACERLAEAARPGLVNLAGKLSLPASAALMRGAVLNYVNDSAPLHLCSAVDAPVCAVFCSTVPRFGFGPLSTFSRVVEHPGPLACRPCGLHGHARCPLGHFRCALEIEMPQLLAALAEARTWQARAV; this is translated from the coding sequence ATGCCTACCCCGCCGCCCGCTACCCTGCTCATCCAAACCGCCTTTATTGGCGATGTTATTTTGGCTACGGCGCTGGTCGAATACCTGGCCGCCCACGAGCCCGGTGCGCCGCTGGATGTGCTGGTGCGGCGCGGCAACGAAGGTTTATTGGCTGGCAACCCGCACATTCGGCGGGTTTTAATCTGGGATAAAAAGGATAAGAAATACCCGAATCTGCTGCGCCTGCTGCGGCAAATCCGGCAGGCAAAATACGGGCGCGTCGTCACGTTGCAGCGCTTTGCCAGCACGGGGTTTCTCACGGCTTTTTCGGGTGCGGCAGAGCGGGTAGGGTTTGCGGAAAACCCGTTCAGTCGGTTTTTTACGCGCCGCGAGCCGCACGTAATTGGCGACGGCACGCACGAGGTGGAGCGCAACCTTGCGTTAGTGAAGAGTGAAGAGTTAAGAGTTAAGAGTTTGGTGGAAAAAAACGCGCTTTTACCTCTCCGCTCTCCACTCTTAACTGATAAACCCCGCCTCTACCCTACCCCTGCCGATGAAGCTGCCGCCGCGCCCTATGCGGCCGTGGGCGAATATATCTGCATCGCGCCCACGTCGGTGTGGTTTACCAAGCAGTACCCGGCGGAAAAATGGCTGGAATTATTGGCGGCCCTACCCCTCTCCTTGCCGGTGTACCTGCTCGGTGGGCCGCCCGACACGGCCGCCTGCGAGCGGCTGGCCGAGGCGGCCCGGCCGGGACTGGTAAATTTAGCGGGTAAATTATCCCTACCTGCCTCGGCGGCGCTGATGCGCGGGGCCGTGCTGAACTACGTCAACGATTCGGCCCCGCTGCACCTGTGCTCGGCGGTGGATGCGCCGGTGTGCGCCGTTTTTTGCTCCACGGTGCCGCGGTTTGGGTTTGGGCCGCTGAGCACGTTTTCGCGCGTGGTCGAGCATCCGGGACCGCTGGCCTGCCGGCCGTGCGGGCTGCATGGGCACGCCCGCTGCCCGCTGGGGCATTTCCGCTGCGCGCTGGAGATAGAGATGCCGCAGCTGCTGGCGGCGCTGGCCGAGGCGCGGACGTGGCAGGCGCGGGCAGTTTAG
- a CDS encoding zinc protease has translation MSDYHQFEYPNGIRLLHKEVPHTKIAHCGFLLDIGSRDEQAHQQGLAHFWEHMAFKGTHKRKSFHILNRLETVGGELNAYTTKEKICFYATLLSTHFERAFELLTDLTFNSIFPEKEVEKERGVILEEMSMYQDAPEDAIIDDFDAVIYGQHPLGINILGTRESVSGFQTADFHTFYDENVRTDRLIFSSVSNLPFKEVKRLADQFLAPIPARLGPRARLPFSGYVRHDRTETRPISQAHCLVGGPAYPLTDERRVPFFMLNNILGGPGMNSRLNLAVREKYGLVYTIDSSYSPYTDTGLFGIYFGTEAKQLNRTLGLVQKELKLLRDKDLTTSQLHVAKNQLMGQLAMSEESNSGLMQLLGKSTLDLGRVEPLAEIFGKIERVTAAELRELANEVLTEENLSILQYVPEK, from the coding sequence ATGTCTGATTACCACCAATTCGAATATCCCAACGGCATTCGCCTGCTGCACAAGGAAGTACCACACACTAAAATCGCGCACTGCGGCTTTTTGCTCGACATCGGCTCGCGCGACGAGCAGGCGCACCAGCAGGGGCTGGCCCATTTTTGGGAGCACATGGCCTTTAAGGGCACCCACAAGCGCAAGTCGTTTCACATCCTGAATCGCCTCGAAACCGTGGGCGGCGAGCTGAACGCCTACACTACCAAGGAGAAAATCTGCTTCTATGCCACGCTGCTGAGCACGCACTTTGAGCGCGCGTTTGAGTTGCTTACTGACCTGACGTTCAACTCGATATTTCCCGAAAAGGAAGTCGAAAAGGAGCGCGGCGTGATTCTGGAGGAGATGAGCATGTATCAGGATGCGCCCGAGGATGCCATCATTGATGACTTCGACGCCGTTATCTACGGGCAGCACCCGCTGGGCATCAACATTCTGGGCACCCGCGAGAGCGTGAGCGGCTTCCAAACGGCTGACTTTCACACGTTTTACGACGAGAACGTGCGCACCGACCGGCTGATTTTCAGCTCGGTGAGCAACCTGCCGTTCAAGGAAGTGAAGCGGCTGGCCGACCAGTTTCTGGCGCCCATTCCGGCCCGGCTGGGGCCGCGCGCGCGGCTGCCGTTCAGCGGCTACGTGCGCCACGACCGCACCGAAACGCGGCCCATCTCGCAGGCGCACTGCCTGGTGGGCGGCCCCGCCTACCCCCTCACCGACGAGCGACGGGTGCCGTTTTTCATGCTCAATAATATCCTGGGCGGGCCGGGCATGAACTCGCGCCTCAACCTGGCCGTGCGCGAAAAATACGGCCTCGTGTACACCATCGACAGCTCGTACTCGCCCTATACCGACACTGGTTTGTTTGGCATTTACTTCGGCACTGAGGCCAAGCAGCTCAACCGCACGCTGGGCCTGGTGCAGAAGGAACTGAAACTGCTGCGCGACAAAGACCTGACCACCAGCCAGCTGCACGTGGCCAAAAACCAGCTCATGGGCCAGCTCGCCATGAGCGAGGAGAGCAACTCGGGCCTGATGCAGCTGCTGGGCAAAAGCACCCTCGACCTGGGCCGCGTGGAGCCGCTAGCCGAGATTTTTGGCAAAATCGAGCGCGTCACGGCCGCCGAGTTGCGCGAGCTGGCCAACGAGGTGCTGACCGAGGAGAATTTGAGCATTCTGCAATACGTGCCGGAAAAGTAG
- a CDS encoding ATP-binding protein, which produces MPELTIDAVRHALSFVEEPDLGQDLITLNMVEDIKVEGRTVSFTVVLTTPACPLKQLIHDACERAVHTMVDKDAQVVITMTSRVTTMRNNNTILPGVKNIIAVASGKGGVGKSTVAANLAVALATTGAKVGLVDADISGPSMPTMFGVEDARPHVFQGPDGKNLIQPIIKYGVKLMSIGFLAPSENAIVWRGPMASSALKQFITEVEWGELDYLLLDLPPGTSDIHLTLVQTVPVTGAIIVTTPQAVALMDAQKGLQMFRQPQINVPVLGIIENMAWFTPAELPDNKYYIFGEGGGQRLATKHDVPLLGQLPLIQAVREAGDDGQPAVIQDVNSPQAAIFRDLAESLARQVSIRNNVAPKTSVVTMNR; this is translated from the coding sequence ATGCCCGAACTAACAATAGATGCCGTCCGCCACGCCCTGAGCTTCGTGGAAGAGCCCGATTTGGGCCAGGACCTGATTACGCTCAACATGGTGGAAGACATTAAAGTAGAGGGCCGCACGGTGTCCTTTACCGTGGTGCTCACTACCCCCGCCTGCCCGCTCAAGCAGCTCATCCACGATGCCTGCGAGCGGGCCGTGCACACGATGGTAGATAAAGACGCTCAAGTAGTTATCACCATGACGTCGCGCGTGACGACCATGCGTAACAACAACACCATCCTGCCCGGCGTGAAGAACATCATCGCCGTTGCCTCGGGCAAAGGGGGGGTAGGGAAAAGCACCGTGGCCGCCAACCTGGCCGTGGCCCTGGCCACCACCGGCGCCAAGGTGGGCCTGGTCGATGCCGACATTTCGGGGCCGAGCATGCCCACGATGTTTGGCGTGGAAGACGCCCGGCCGCACGTGTTTCAGGGGCCAGACGGCAAAAACCTCATTCAGCCCATCATCAAATATGGCGTGAAGCTGATGAGCATCGGCTTCCTGGCGCCGAGCGAAAACGCCATCGTGTGGCGCGGGCCGATGGCCTCGTCGGCGCTCAAGCAGTTTATTACGGAAGTGGAATGGGGCGAGCTGGATTACCTGTTGCTCGACCTGCCGCCCGGCACTTCCGACATTCACCTCACGCTGGTGCAGACCGTGCCCGTGACCGGCGCCATCATCGTGACCACGCCGCAGGCCGTGGCCCTGATGGACGCGCAGAAGGGTTTGCAGATGTTCCGGCAGCCGCAAATCAACGTGCCGGTGCTGGGCATTATCGAAAACATGGCCTGGTTTACGCCGGCTGAATTGCCCGATAACAAGTACTATATTTTCGGCGAAGGCGGCGGGCAGCGCTTGGCCACCAAACACGACGTGCCGCTGCTGGGCCAGCTGCCGCTGATACAAGCGGTGCGCGAGGCTGGCGACGACGGCCAGCCGGCTGTTATTCAGGACGTAAATTCGCCCCAGGCCGCCATTTTCCGCGACCTGGCCGAGAGCCTGGCCCGGCAGGTGAGCATTCGCAACAACGTGGCCCCCAAGACCTCAGTCGTTACGATGAATCGGTAG
- a CDS encoding fumarylacetoacetase → MPASPANDPTLRSWIDIRPGDDFPIQNLPFGVMDVPEWGPRLAVAIGGYALDLYACAQLGYFEAIGNDVPELGAALPKVFRRRSLNAFLRLGPAAWRAVRECVSELLRHDNPALRDNELAMRTCLLRQRDVTLLRPVKPANYVDFYSSLEHATNVGAMFRPDNPLLPNWRHLPVAYHGRANSIVVGGTDVRRPQGQYRPAGQEAPVFGPTQQLDFELETAFIVGQSTQQGDTVPIAEAESHIFGLVLFNDWSARDIQSWEYQPLGPFLGKNFASSVSPWVVTLDALEPFRVAGPAQDPTPLPHLQAEGAHHFDIELEVLVQPAGATAAPLVISRTNMRHLYWSMAQQLAHHASNGCPLEAGDIYASGTISGPTPGSLGSLLELTQRGTAPLNLPDGLQMGFLRDGDTVILRGFAEREGLRIGLGEVSGTVLSALDL, encoded by the coding sequence ATGCCCGCTTCGCCCGCCAACGACCCTACCCTTCGCTCCTGGATTGATATTCGCCCCGGCGACGATTTTCCGATTCAGAACCTGCCCTTTGGGGTAATGGATGTGCCCGAGTGGGGCCCGCGCCTGGCGGTGGCCATCGGCGGCTACGCCCTGGATTTATACGCCTGCGCGCAGCTGGGCTATTTTGAGGCCATTGGCAACGATGTGCCCGAGCTGGGCGCGGCATTACCCAAGGTGTTTCGGCGGCGCTCGCTGAATGCGTTTTTGCGGTTGGGGCCGGCCGCGTGGCGGGCCGTGCGCGAGTGCGTGAGCGAGCTGCTGCGCCACGACAACCCCGCCCTGCGCGACAATGAGCTGGCCATGCGCACCTGCCTGCTGCGCCAGCGCGACGTAACCCTGCTGCGCCCGGTGAAGCCCGCTAACTACGTCGATTTTTACAGCAGCCTGGAGCACGCTACCAACGTGGGTGCTATGTTCCGGCCCGATAACCCGCTGCTGCCCAACTGGCGGCACCTGCCCGTGGCCTACCACGGCCGGGCCAACTCCATCGTGGTCGGTGGCACCGACGTGCGCCGGCCGCAGGGCCAGTATCGCCCGGCCGGGCAGGAAGCGCCCGTTTTTGGCCCGACCCAGCAGCTTGATTTTGAGCTGGAAACGGCTTTTATCGTGGGCCAGAGCACGCAGCAGGGCGACACGGTGCCCATCGCTGAAGCCGAGAGCCACATTTTCGGCCTCGTGTTGTTTAATGATTGGAGTGCCCGCGACATCCAGAGCTGGGAGTACCAGCCGCTGGGGCCGTTTTTGGGCAAGAATTTCGCCAGCAGCGTGTCGCCCTGGGTGGTCACGCTCGATGCGCTGGAGCCCTTTCGGGTGGCCGGCCCGGCGCAGGACCCTACCCCCCTCCCCCACCTGCAAGCCGAGGGCGCGCACCACTTCGATATTGAGTTGGAAGTATTGGTGCAGCCGGCCGGGGCCACGGCCGCCCCGCTGGTCATCAGCCGCACCAATATGCGGCATTTGTACTGGAGCATGGCCCAGCAATTGGCGCACCACGCCAGCAACGGCTGCCCGCTGGAGGCCGGTGACATTTATGCCTCGGGTACCATCAGCGGCCCTACCCCCGGCTCGCTCGGCTCTTTGCTGGAGCTGACGCAGCGCGGCACCGCGCCCCTGAACCTGCCGGACGGCTTGCAGATGGGCTTCCTGCGCGACGGCGACACGGTTATCCTGCGCGGCTTCGCGGAGCGGGAGGGCCTGCGCATCGGGCTGGGTGAGGTGAGCGGCACGGTGCTGTCGGCCCTGGATTTGTAG
- a CDS encoding aminopeptidase has product MPSLPTYAALGGLLLAAACQRAAYPTTAALPPAPPVTTGVSRELAEFRKQILSRVAYDLRLTVPGNKAAPVRAEEIVSFQLRDNRDPVQLDFKGQAGQLHSLIINGQPAAPDYRKEHLVLPAAALRVGHNVVHIGLDAGDLSLNRNPDYLYTLLVPDRARTVVPVFDQPNLKATITLSLTVPAAWRAVANGPLHDSLRADGQTTYHFLPSDSISTYLFSFAAGRFTHVRRTVGGRPMNFLHRETDSTKIRLSMPVIFRLHGEALAFLENYTGLPYPFQKFDFTAIPDFQYGGMEHVGNIDYKASSLFLDEGATKDQLLARQNLIGHETAHMWFGDLVTMQWFNDVWMKEVFANFMADKMNPEASAGPAQLLKFVTDHYPAAYAVDRTAGANPIRQPLDNLQDAGSLYGNIIYHKAPIMMRQLERLMGEKPFQDGIREYLKEYAHGNATWPDLIAILDAHTPADLVAWNQVWVNQPGRPVFDYELQPATNQLVIRQHAEDGSDRLWPQQFEVTAMYPSGPRELTVNMNQREVRVPLPAGQPAPSYVLLNSQGLGYGVFPVALAVADHLASLTDPVARASTYIALYENMLAGRGLAPRPLLDRYLAQTAHETNDLNIKLLTNQLSDIFWKFLPPAERVALAPAVEKALWQAMQNQPRPGEQKLYFKAYQSIALTPEAQKRLYGIWLSQRAPGLVKLTEDDYTSLALALAVRDYPAPQLILSQQLARIKNPDRRQRLEFMMPALSPDVATRDAFFASLKDEKNREKEAWVTAALGYLHHPLRQATSEKYLPASLDLLAEIQLTGDIFFPASWLQSTLGYYQSPAAARVVREFLAAHPTPGYNPQLRAKLLQAADDLLRAEKLAP; this is encoded by the coding sequence ATGCCTTCGCTCCCTACTTACGCCGCGCTCGGCGGCCTGCTGCTGGCCGCCGCCTGCCAGCGCGCCGCCTACCCCACCACGGCCGCCCTGCCCCCCGCGCCGCCCGTGACGACCGGCGTGAGCCGCGAGCTGGCCGAGTTTCGCAAGCAAATCCTCAGCCGCGTGGCCTACGACCTGCGCCTGACCGTGCCCGGTAATAAAGCCGCGCCGGTGCGCGCCGAGGAAATCGTCAGCTTCCAGCTGCGCGACAACCGCGACCCGGTGCAGCTCGATTTCAAAGGCCAGGCGGGCCAGCTGCATAGCCTCATCATCAATGGCCAGCCCGCCGCCCCCGATTACCGCAAGGAGCATCTGGTGCTGCCCGCCGCCGCGCTGCGGGTTGGCCACAACGTGGTGCATATTGGCCTCGATGCCGGCGACTTATCGCTGAATCGAAACCCCGACTACCTCTACACGCTGCTCGTGCCCGACCGGGCGCGCACGGTGGTACCGGTGTTCGACCAGCCCAATCTGAAGGCGACCATTACGCTGTCGCTCACCGTGCCGGCGGCGTGGCGGGCAGTGGCCAACGGCCCGCTGCACGACTCGCTGCGCGCCGACGGGCAAACGACTTACCATTTCCTACCCTCCGACTCTATCAGCACCTACCTGTTTTCGTTCGCCGCGGGCCGCTTCACGCACGTGCGCCGCACGGTGGGGGGTAGGCCGATGAATTTCCTGCACCGCGAAACGGACTCGACCAAAATCCGCCTCAGTATGCCGGTTATTTTCCGGCTGCACGGCGAGGCGCTGGCTTTCTTGGAGAATTACACGGGCCTGCCCTACCCCTTCCAAAAGTTCGATTTTACGGCCATCCCCGACTTTCAGTACGGCGGCATGGAGCACGTGGGAAACATTGATTACAAGGCTTCTAGCTTGTTTCTGGATGAGGGCGCGACCAAGGACCAGCTGCTGGCCCGCCAGAACCTCATCGGCCACGAAACGGCCCACATGTGGTTTGGCGACCTCGTGACGATGCAGTGGTTCAACGACGTGTGGATGAAGGAGGTATTCGCCAATTTCATGGCTGATAAGATGAATCCTGAGGCGTCGGCCGGCCCGGCGCAGCTGCTCAAATTCGTGACCGACCACTACCCCGCCGCCTACGCCGTGGACCGCACGGCCGGGGCCAACCCCATTCGCCAACCCCTTGATAACTTGCAGGATGCGGGCTCGCTCTACGGCAACATTATTTATCATAAAGCGCCCATTATGATGCGGCAGCTGGAGCGGCTGATGGGCGAAAAACCCTTTCAGGACGGCATCCGGGAATACCTCAAAGAGTACGCCCACGGCAACGCCACCTGGCCCGACCTCATCGCCATTCTGGACGCCCACACGCCCGCCGACCTCGTGGCTTGGAACCAGGTGTGGGTGAACCAGCCCGGCCGCCCGGTGTTCGACTACGAGCTACAACCAGCAACTAATCAGCTCGTTATTCGGCAGCACGCCGAGGATGGCTCGGACCGCCTCTGGCCCCAGCAGTTTGAGGTGACGGCCATGTACCCCAGCGGCCCCAGGGAGCTGACCGTGAACATGAACCAGCGCGAGGTGCGCGTGCCGCTGCCCGCCGGCCAGCCCGCGCCCAGCTACGTGCTGCTCAACTCGCAGGGCCTGGGCTACGGCGTGTTTCCGGTGGCCCTGGCGGTAGCCGACCACCTGGCCAGCCTCACCGACCCGGTGGCGCGGGCCAGCACCTACATCGCGCTGTATGAGAACATGCTGGCCGGCCGCGGCCTGGCTCCGCGCCCGCTGCTCGACCGCTACCTGGCCCAAACCGCCCACGAAACCAATGACCTCAACATCAAGCTCCTGACCAATCAGCTGAGCGATATTTTCTGGAAGTTCCTACCCCCCGCCGAGCGCGTGGCCCTGGCCCCGGCCGTGGAAAAAGCCCTCTGGCAGGCCATGCAAAACCAGCCGCGCCCCGGCGAGCAAAAGCTCTATTTCAAAGCCTACCAGAGTATTGCGCTCACGCCCGAAGCGCAAAAGCGCCTCTACGGAATCTGGCTTTCGCAACGAGCGCCCGGCTTGGTGAAGCTGACGGAGGACGACTACACCAGCCTGGCGCTGGCGCTGGCCGTGCGCGATTACCCCGCGCCGCAACTCATTCTTAGCCAGCAATTAGCGCGTATTAAAAACCCCGACCGCCGCCAGCGGCTGGAATTTATGATGCCCGCGCTCTCGCCCGACGTGGCGACCCGTGATGCCTTTTTTGCCTCACTCAAAGACGAGAAAAACCGCGAAAAAGAAGCCTGGGTTACGGCCGCGCTCGGCTACCTGCACCACCCACTGCGCCAGGCCACGTCGGAAAAATATTTGCCCGCAAGCCTCGACCTGCTGGCCGAAATTCAACTGACGGGCGATATATTTTTCCCGGCCTCGTGGCTGCAAAGCACGCTCGGCTACTACCAGTCGCCGGCGGCGGCGCGGGTGGTGCGCGAGTTTCTGGCGGCGCACCCTACCCCCGGCTACAACCCGCAGCTGCGCGCCAAGCTGCTGCAAGCGGCTGATGATTTGCTGCGGGCCGAAAAGCTGGCGCCGTAG
- a CDS encoding methyltransferase produces the protein MTDDAIQAYADQHSEPEPLLLYQLWRETHLQLLMPRMATGHWQGRLLSMLSHLTKPRKILEIGTFTGYATLCLAEGLAEGGHLHTLEVNPERERRIRRYVAAAGLSAAITLHLGTARDSLAGLVGEVWDLVFIDADKINNNLYFELVINQVRPGGLLIVDNVLWGGKALSTYSLKANDHDTRAVRAFNDQVQHDPRVVPLLLPVRDGLLLLRRV, from the coding sequence ATGACTGACGACGCTATTCAAGCCTACGCCGACCAGCACTCCGAGCCCGAACCACTACTGCTGTACCAGCTCTGGCGCGAAACGCACTTGCAGCTGTTGATGCCGCGCATGGCCACCGGCCACTGGCAGGGCCGGCTGCTGAGTATGCTTTCGCATCTTACGAAGCCGCGTAAGATACTGGAAATCGGCACGTTCACGGGCTACGCTACGCTGTGCCTGGCCGAGGGGCTGGCCGAAGGCGGGCACCTGCACACGCTCGAAGTCAACCCCGAGCGCGAGCGCCGCATCCGGCGCTACGTGGCGGCGGCGGGGCTTTCGGCGGCCATAACGCTGCACCTCGGCACCGCGCGCGATAGTTTGGCGGGGTTGGTCGGCGAAGTGTGGGACTTAGTCTTTATTGACGCGGATAAAATCAACAATAACCTTTACTTTGAGCTAGTAATCAACCAGGTGCGGCCGGGCGGGCTGCTCATCGTGGACAACGTGCTTTGGGGGGGTAAGGCGCTATCGACTTATTCGCTCAAGGCCAACGACCACGATACGCGGGCCGTGCGGGCTTTTAATGACCAGGTGCAGCACGACCCGCGCGTGGTGCCGCTGCTGCTGCCCGTGCGCGATGGGCTGCTGCTGCTGCGCCGGGTATAA